Proteins encoded in a region of the Isosphaeraceae bacterium EP7 genome:
- the uvsE gene encoding UV DNA damage repair endonuclease UvsE — protein sequence MRSPRLGLCCLFVDEPIKFRTTTATSLLKLAPEARAVKLSALCLENAQALMAALQYCDRTGIGCFRVNSQILPVKTHPQTGYRVDDLPEAAAIVEAFRACGSFARARDIRTVFHPDQFVVINSNRPDVVEKSIDELDYQAEVAEWINADVLNVHIGGVYGDKASAVETFCRRLELLPDRARRRLTVENDDKSFAPADMIAACRTNGVPLVYDVHHHRCLADGLSVEEATEAALTTWDREPLFHISSPIDGWDGPKPLRHHDEIDPRDFPDCWRGREITVEVEAKAKERAVRNLAAALALA from the coding sequence ATGCGTAGCCCGAGGCTGGGCCTTTGCTGCCTGTTCGTCGACGAGCCGATCAAGTTCCGCACCACAACCGCCACGTCGCTCCTGAAGCTGGCGCCCGAGGCGCGTGCGGTCAAACTATCGGCCCTCTGCCTGGAGAACGCACAGGCCCTGATGGCGGCCCTGCAATACTGCGACAGGACCGGGATCGGCTGTTTCCGAGTCAACAGCCAGATCCTGCCGGTGAAGACCCACCCACAGACCGGCTACCGCGTGGACGACCTGCCCGAAGCGGCCGCGATTGTCGAGGCGTTCCGAGCCTGCGGCTCATTCGCCCGTGCTCGCGACATCCGGACCGTCTTCCACCCCGACCAGTTCGTCGTGATCAACTCGAACCGGCCCGACGTCGTCGAGAAGTCGATCGATGAGCTGGACTATCAGGCGGAAGTGGCCGAGTGGATCAACGCGGATGTCCTGAACGTCCACATCGGCGGCGTTTACGGCGACAAGGCCTCGGCGGTGGAGACGTTCTGCCGTCGACTCGAACTTCTGCCCGACCGAGCCAGGCGTCGCTTGACCGTGGAGAACGACGATAAGAGCTTCGCCCCGGCCGACATGATCGCGGCCTGCCGGACGAATGGCGTTCCGCTGGTCTACGACGTCCACCATCACCGCTGCCTGGCCGATGGGCTGAGCGTCGAGGAGGCCACCGAGGCGGCCCTGACGACCTGGGATCGCGAGCCCCTCTTCCACATCTCCAGCCCGATCGACGGTTGGGATGGGCCGAAGCCCCTGCGACACCACGACGAGATCGACCCTCGCGATTTCCCCGACTGCTGGCGAGGGCGGGAAATCACCGTCGAGGTGGAGGCCAAGGCCAAGGAACGTGCCGTGCGGAACCTGGCCGCTGCCCTGGCCCTGGCCTGA